The following proteins are co-located in the Fructilactobacillus carniphilus genome:
- the argH gene encoding argininosuccinate lyase yields MMSKKLWGGRFQAETDQLVDEFGASIGFDQLMAEEDLLGSLAHVKMLGKTGILTATEVEQITAGLHDLQNDLAAGKLQFSTANEDIHMNLEALLTERIGSVAGKLHTARSRNDQVATDFHLYVKRRLPQVLTAIKQLQTVLLQLASENVETVMPGYTHLQHAQPISLAQSFLAYLNMLQRDYERFEFNQKHTDLLPLGSAALAGTTFPIDREFTAHELGFQAVYSNSLDAVSDRDFALEFLSNASMLMMHLSRFCEELSLWVSQEFNFVELSDAYTTGSSIMPQKKNPDMVELIRGKIGRVYGHLMGLLTTMKGLPLAYNKDLQEDKEGVFDTAHTILPTLKIFTGMLKTMKINRKQMYASTENDYSNATELADYLANKGMPFREAHGIVGQLVFKGIQEHRNLQDMALDELQAASPLIEADVYHELQPEVAVERRNSLGGTGFRSIKQQIEQAQQLLNNEA; encoded by the coding sequence ATCATGAGTAAAAAGTTATGGGGCGGTCGGTTCCAAGCAGAAACTGATCAACTGGTGGATGAGTTTGGCGCTTCAATCGGTTTTGATCAATTAATGGCCGAAGAAGATTTGTTAGGGTCGTTAGCGCACGTCAAAATGTTAGGCAAGACTGGAATTCTCACTGCAACTGAAGTAGAACAAATTACGGCAGGGTTACATGATTTACAAAATGATTTAGCCGCCGGAAAGCTTCAATTTTCTACGGCTAACGAAGACATTCACATGAATCTGGAAGCATTGCTGACGGAACGAATTGGATCAGTAGCCGGGAAACTTCATACAGCAAGATCGCGGAATGATCAGGTGGCCACCGATTTTCATCTTTACGTTAAGCGGCGGTTACCGCAGGTTCTGACTGCAATCAAACAGCTACAAACGGTTTTATTGCAATTAGCAAGTGAAAACGTCGAAACCGTAATGCCGGGGTATACTCACCTGCAACATGCGCAACCCATTTCATTAGCTCAATCATTTTTAGCCTATTTAAACATGTTGCAACGAGATTACGAACGCTTTGAATTTAACCAAAAACATACGGATTTATTACCGCTTGGTTCAGCAGCTTTGGCTGGAACCACGTTTCCGATTGACCGCGAATTTACGGCTCACGAATTAGGTTTTCAGGCCGTTTACTCTAACTCGTTGGATGCCGTTTCTGATCGGGACTTTGCGCTCGAATTTTTAAGTAATGCTTCGATGCTCATGATGCATCTCTCCCGGTTCTGTGAGGAACTTAGTCTGTGGGTCAGTCAGGAATTTAACTTTGTAGAGTTAAGCGATGCTTACACCACCGGTAGTTCAATCATGCCACAAAAGAAAAATCCAGATATGGTTGAACTAATTCGAGGGAAAATTGGTCGGGTTTACGGTCATCTAATGGGATTGTTAACGACAATGAAGGGACTTCCGTTAGCCTACAATAAGGACTTACAGGAAGATAAAGAAGGCGTTTTTGATACCGCTCATACAATTTTACCAACTCTGAAGATTTTTACCGGAATGCTAAAAACGATGAAAATTAATCGGAAACAAATGTATGCTAGTACGGAAAATGATTATTCCAACGCCACCGAATTAGCTGACTACCTGGCTAACAAGGGTATGCCGTTTCGAGAGGCCCACGGGATTGTCGGCCAGCTGGTGTTTAAAGGCATCCAAGAGCATCGTAATCTGCAGGATATGGCATTAGACGAATTACAAGCTGCTTCACCGTTAATTGAAGCTGATGTTTATCATGAGTTACAGCCAGAGGTAGCCGTAGAACGACGTAATTCATTAGGTGGGACCGGATTTAGATCAATTAAACAGCAAATTGAACAGGCACAACAACTTCTTAATAATGAAGCATAA